GGCTGTAGCCCATCTGCGCGAGCAGGGCCTGCGCCATGCTGGAGCGGCCACCGCTGGCGCAGTACACCACGATCGGCTGGTCCTTGTCCTCCACGGGCACGGGGCAGCCACTCATCAGGTCGCTCAATGGCAGCAGCAGCGCGCCCTGCACATGGCCCATCTGGAATTCTCCGGGGCTGCGTACATCGACGATCACGCTGTCAGCGGGCACATCGGCCATCTTGTTGCGCGCCATGTCGGCACGCAGTTGTTCCAGCCAGTTCATGGCGCTCCATTCATTTGCAGTTGGGGGCACACGGAGCGATCGTCCGCGCAATCCGATAGTTTATAAATAAATAGAGCGACTCGTCCAGCAATCAAGTGAGCGGGACGATGCATGTGCAACAGCGTTTTACACCCCGCGGGCGCGATCGGCGTGGAACTGCGTCACGAAGGCATCGAAGCGGTTGGCATCCATGGCGTCACGCATCTCCTGCATCAGGTTCAGGTAGTAGTGCAGGTTGTGGATGGTGGTGAGCATCGGGCCGAGCATCTCGCCGCAGCGGTCCAGATGGTGCAGATAGGCACGCGAGAAGCCGCCGCGGCCGCCTTCGGCATAGGGGATGCCGCTTTCGCCGGCGCAGGCATAGCAGGTGCAGGTTTCATCCAGCGGACGCGGGTCGGTCTTGTGGCGCGCGTTGCGGATTTTCAGGTCGCCGAAGCGCGTGAACACGTGGCTGTTGCGCGCGTTGCGCGTGGGCATCACGCAGTCGAACATGTCCACGCCGTGCTGCACGCCGTACACCAGGTCCTCGGGCGTGCCCACGCCCATCAGGTAGCGCGGCTTGTGTGCGGGCAGGCGGTGCGGCGTGTAGGCCGTGAGGCGCAGCATGTCCTCCTTCGGCTCGCCCACGCTGACGCCGCCCACGGCATAGCCGGGGAAGTCCATCTCGACCAGCTGCTCCAGCGATTCCTGGCGCAGGTGCTCGTACATGCCGCCCTGCACGATGCCGAACAGGGCGTTGGGGTTTTGCAGGCGCGCGAATTCGGCGCGGCAGCGCTGCGCCCAGCGCAGGCTCAGCTCCATGGAGGCGCGCGCCTCGCGTTCGGTGGTGAGGTGGCCCTTGGTTTCGTAGGGCGTGCACTCGTCGAACTGCATCACGATGTCGGAGTTGAGCACGGTCTGGATCTGCATGCTG
The DNA window shown above is from Brachymonas denitrificans and carries:
- the tgt gene encoding tRNA guanosine(34) transglycosylase Tgt, with protein sequence MLQFDLLSTHGPEGKARRGRMTLNHGVVETPIFMPVGTYGTVKGVMPRSLHDMGAQIILGNTFHLWMRPGLDIMQSFGGLHQFENWHKPILTDSGGFQVWSLGEMRKITEEGVKFASPVNGDKLFLTPEISMQIQTVLNSDIVMQFDECTPYETKGHLTTEREARASMELSLRWAQRCRAEFARLQNPNALFGIVQGGMYEHLRQESLEQLVEMDFPGYAVGGVSVGEPKEDMLRLTAYTPHRLPAHKPRYLMGVGTPEDLVYGVQHGVDMFDCVMPTRNARNSHVFTRFGDLKIRNARHKTDPRPLDETCTCYACAGESGIPYAEGGRGGFSRAYLHHLDRCGEMLGPMLTTIHNLHYYLNLMQEMRDAMDANRFDAFVTQFHADRARGV
- a CDS encoding rhodanese-like domain-containing protein, whose translation is MNWLEQLRADMARNKMADVPADSVIVDVRSPGEFQMGHVQGALLLPLSDLMSGCPVPVEDKDQPIVVYCASGGRSSMAQALLAQMGYSRVTNGGSPQEVAAVFGKPLVAG